Proteins encoded by one window of Nocardioides euryhalodurans:
- a CDS encoding GNAT family N-acetyltransferase, translating into MDDVQLRPATGSDAGAIAGVHRLSRASYYGTVPNPDDGREAFWARFLCESERSTYVAESADGVVGFVTTTRVSDPVPTLELTSLYVHPDRVGRGIGSRLYDAFADDRRPGERGVLEVWAGNPRAIAFYERRGWTATTRTRPGPEQLHYVTHELRP; encoded by the coding sequence GTGGACGACGTCCAGCTGCGCCCGGCGACCGGATCGGACGCCGGTGCGATCGCCGGCGTCCACCGGCTGTCACGGGCCTCCTACTACGGGACCGTCCCGAACCCCGACGACGGGCGTGAAGCGTTCTGGGCCCGGTTCCTGTGCGAGTCGGAGCGCTCGACGTACGTCGCGGAGTCCGCCGACGGCGTGGTCGGGTTCGTCACTACGACCCGGGTCAGCGACCCGGTCCCGACCCTGGAGCTGACGTCGCTGTACGTGCACCCGGATCGCGTCGGCCGGGGCATCGGCTCGCGCCTGTACGACGCGTTCGCGGACGACCGTCGTCCCGGTGAGAGGGGCGTCCTGGAGGTGTGGGCCGGCAACCCCCGCGCGATCGCGTTCTACGAGCGGCGTGGCTGGACGGCGACGACACGGACACGTCCGGGACCAGAGCAGCTGCACTACGTGACCCACGAGCTGCGTCCTTGA
- a CDS encoding DMT family transporter, translated as MIAVGLALLSALAYGLSDFVGGVFSKRASPWSVALVGQLAGAAVVLGLAALTDGTPTGTALGWAVVAGVGNGLGTAFLYRGLSSGRMGVVAPLSGVGAVLVPVAVGLVTGERPPTLVWVGILAALPGIWLVAREPATGDVTGAASGGSGAVDGVLAGLGFGALFATLAQVPDSAGFLPLALNQLVAAVVVVVVASLLRAPWLPREPAAAAGVLTGVLGALATGAFLVASQQGFLTVTAVLASLYPAVTVVLAATVLREHIHRAQAAGLVLCGVAVALVAAG; from the coding sequence GTGATCGCGGTCGGCCTCGCGCTGCTGTCCGCGCTGGCGTACGGCCTCTCGGACTTCGTCGGCGGCGTGTTCTCCAAGCGGGCCAGCCCGTGGAGTGTCGCGCTCGTCGGCCAGCTCGCGGGCGCGGCGGTGGTGCTCGGCCTCGCCGCGCTCACCGACGGTACGCCGACGGGCACCGCCCTGGGCTGGGCGGTCGTCGCCGGCGTCGGCAACGGCCTGGGCACGGCCTTCCTCTACCGAGGGCTCTCCTCGGGACGGATGGGCGTCGTGGCGCCGCTGTCGGGCGTCGGGGCCGTCCTGGTGCCCGTCGCGGTGGGCCTGGTGACCGGCGAACGACCCCCGACCCTGGTCTGGGTGGGCATCCTCGCGGCATTGCCCGGCATCTGGCTGGTGGCCCGCGAGCCCGCCACCGGCGACGTCACCGGTGCCGCGTCGGGCGGTTCCGGCGCGGTCGACGGGGTGCTCGCCGGGCTCGGCTTCGGCGCCCTCTTCGCGACCCTCGCCCAGGTCCCCGACTCCGCCGGCTTCCTCCCGCTGGCCCTCAACCAGCTGGTGGCCGCCGTCGTGGTGGTCGTCGTCGCGTCCCTGCTGCGCGCCCCCTGGCTGCCCCGCGAGCCCGCCGCGGCCGCGGGGGTGCTGACCGGCGTGCTGGGCGCGCTGGCGACCGGGGCGTTCCTCGTCGCCAGCCAGCAGGGCTTCCTCACCGTCACCGCCGTCCTCGCCTCCCTCTACCCCGCCGTCACGGTCGTGCTCGCTGCCACCGTCCTGCGCGAGCACATCCATCGTGCGCAGGCCGCCGGCCTCGTGCTCTGCGGCGTGGCCGTGGCGCTGGTCGCGGCGGGCTGA
- a CDS encoding HhH-GPD-type base excision DNA repair protein: MAIHITGDDAADQVLTESPFALLVGMMLDQQYPMEHAFRGPAKVLDRFGSFEPAAIAAAEPEAFASLCATPPAIHRFPGSMAARMQEVARIVEDTYGGDAARIWTEAADAKDLMKRVQALPGFGKQKAQIFVTLLAKQLGVRPEGWEQQVGAYSEEGYRSVADVVDPASLQKVRDHKKQMKAAAKAAR, from the coding sequence ATGGCCATCCACATCACCGGCGACGACGCCGCCGACCAGGTCCTCACCGAGAGCCCCTTCGCGCTGCTGGTGGGCATGATGCTCGACCAGCAGTACCCGATGGAGCACGCGTTCCGCGGCCCGGCCAAGGTGCTGGACCGGTTCGGGTCCTTCGAGCCGGCGGCGATCGCCGCCGCCGAACCGGAGGCTTTCGCGTCACTGTGCGCGACCCCGCCGGCCATCCACCGCTTCCCGGGCTCCATGGCCGCCCGGATGCAGGAGGTCGCCCGGATCGTCGAGGACACCTACGGCGGCGACGCCGCCCGGATCTGGACCGAGGCGGCCGACGCGAAGGACCTGATGAAGCGGGTCCAGGCGCTGCCGGGGTTCGGGAAGCAGAAGGCGCAGATCTTCGTGACGCTGCTGGCCAAGCAGCTCGGCGTCCGGCCCGAGGGCTGGGAGCAGCAGGTCGGCGCGTACTCCGAGGAGGGCTACCGGTCGGTCGCCGACGTGGTCGACCCGGCCTCGTTGCAGAAGGTCCGCGACCACAAGAAACAGATGAAGGCGGCGGCCAAGGCCGCTCGCTGA
- a CDS encoding lipopolysaccharide assembly protein LapA domain-containing protein — translation MSDSQQTPADPGTPDDGTATSATGGTATSQESGRTQDPLRGSRTSGLWVAVVLSGLILVLLIIFIAQNTDPVSIRFLGWEGETPLAVALLAATVAGLFLATVAGSLRILQLRRRVKREKR, via the coding sequence ATGAGCGACAGCCAGCAGACGCCGGCCGATCCCGGGACGCCCGACGACGGCACCGCCACCTCCGCCACCGGCGGCACCGCCACCAGCCAGGAGTCCGGACGGACCCAGGACCCGCTCCGCGGGTCACGCACCAGCGGCCTGTGGGTGGCCGTCGTCCTCAGCGGCCTCATCCTGGTGCTGCTCATCATCTTCATCGCCCAGAACACCGACCCGGTCAGCATCCGGTTCCTCGGCTGGGAGGGCGAGACGCCTCTGGCAGTCGCGCTCCTGGCAGCCACCGTCGCCGGCCTGTTCCTGGCCACCGTGGCCGGCTCGTTGCGCATCCTGCAGCTGCGTCGGCGGGTGAAGCGCGAGAAGCGCTGA
- a CDS encoding M28 family metallopeptidase, whose translation MRGAAGYALTAAVVLLAGCGGPAAEAPADRPPSPSSSPSTPATPTPADPTSSPTTTEEPRPAPVGADDFRVGRAEAVVRHLAGTIGPRHGTSPAFARAVRWVDAELAGLGYRVEQQRFRAPGGVSWGVPVPAGTSVNVVATPRGFDPARPHLVVGAHLDTVPQAPGAEDNASGVGVLLAAAHAAAQRRTRLPVVWVAFGAEEPRGPTDDDHHYGSRAYVAAMTGRERTAMQGMVSLDRVGVGATVPVGSAGASDPVQQSLLEAARRARVAALPEAESRSSDHWSFVRDGLPAARLGSTSYAAYHSPDDVPAVVDRAQLQRTGRIVLAWLSPSG comes from the coding sequence ATGCGGGGAGCAGCCGGGTACGCCCTGACGGCGGCGGTCGTGCTGCTGGCCGGCTGCGGGGGACCGGCCGCCGAAGCTCCCGCGGACCGGCCCCCGAGCCCGAGCTCGTCGCCGTCGACGCCGGCGACGCCGACCCCTGCCGACCCGACCTCCAGCCCGACGACCACCGAGGAGCCGCGGCCGGCACCGGTGGGCGCCGACGACTTCCGGGTGGGACGTGCCGAGGCCGTCGTACGCCACCTGGCGGGGACCATCGGGCCCCGGCACGGCACCAGCCCGGCGTTCGCCCGGGCCGTCCGGTGGGTCGACGCGGAGCTGGCGGGGCTCGGCTACCGCGTCGAGCAGCAGCGCTTCCGGGCCCCCGGGGGCGTCTCCTGGGGGGTGCCGGTGCCGGCGGGCACGTCGGTGAACGTCGTCGCCACCCCGCGCGGCTTCGACCCGGCACGCCCCCACCTGGTGGTGGGTGCCCACCTCGACACGGTCCCGCAGGCGCCGGGTGCCGAGGACAACGCCTCGGGGGTCGGCGTGCTCCTGGCCGCAGCCCACGCGGCGGCGCAGCGCCGCACCCGGCTGCCGGTCGTGTGGGTCGCCTTCGGGGCCGAGGAGCCGCGGGGACCGACCGACGACGACCACCACTACGGCTCGCGCGCGTACGTCGCCGCCATGACCGGGCGCGAGCGCACTGCCATGCAGGGCATGGTCTCGCTGGACCGGGTCGGGGTCGGCGCCACCGTGCCGGTCGGGTCCGCGGGGGCGAGCGACCCGGTCCAGCAGTCCCTGCTGGAGGCGGCGCGGCGGGCCCGCGTCGCCGCCCTCCCCGAGGCCGAGAGCCGCAGCAGCGACCACTGGTCCTTCGTCCGCGACGGGCTCCCCGCCGCCCGCCTCGGCAGCACCTCGTACGCCGCCTACCACTCGCCCGACGACGTCCCGGCCGTCGTCGACCGTGCCCAGCTCCAGCGGACCGGCCGGATCGTGCTCGCGTGGCTCTCCCCGTCAGGGTGA
- a CDS encoding DUF456 domain-containing protein: MTPLEVVVAVAILLGLVGIVVPLLPGVLLVGAAILVWAIDTGGRTAWVVLGVALAVILIGAVLKYVLPGRRLQDSGVPTVTIWTGAGLGVIGFFVIPVVGLFLGFVLGVYLAERARVGDAARTSTTAALRAVGLSILIELTSGVLAAAAWVVGVTAT, translated from the coding sequence GTGACACCGCTCGAGGTGGTCGTGGCCGTCGCGATCCTGCTGGGACTCGTCGGCATCGTGGTCCCGCTGCTCCCCGGGGTGCTGCTCGTCGGGGCGGCGATCCTGGTGTGGGCGATCGACACCGGCGGCCGGACAGCGTGGGTGGTGCTCGGGGTCGCGCTGGCCGTGATCCTGATCGGCGCCGTGCTGAAGTACGTCCTCCCCGGACGGCGGCTGCAGGACAGCGGCGTCCCGACCGTCACCATCTGGACCGGCGCCGGCCTCGGGGTGATCGGGTTCTTCGTGATCCCCGTGGTCGGGTTGTTCCTCGGCTTCGTGCTCGGCGTCTACCTCGCCGAGCGCGCCCGGGTCGGCGACGCCGCCCGGACCTCGACGACCGCCGCGCTGCGCGCGGTCGGCCTCAGCATCCTGATCGAGCTGACGTCGGGGGTGCTGGCGGCGGCGGCCTGGGTGGTGGGCGTGACCGCCACGTGA
- a CDS encoding RNA polymerase sigma factor, with protein sequence MFVSSNARKSIPAEVLAHPAVLALIERGRPTGSITPEDVRQASEEAAVEPRHLKALLAHLSGEGISVSIPVGGRAVAATSTRKTTSASAAKKAAAKPAAKKAATKSAEPVAKKAAAKKAPAKKAAGKATGAAAVETVVVGPDGKKVLPDLPDEQFEKDVVADPTIKEDEKEASFVVSDADDSGEPEQQVTVAGATADPVKDYLKQIGKVPLLNAEMEVELAKRIEAGLFSDEKLAKGGKITPKVLEELEWIAEDGRRAKNHLLEANLRLVVSLAKRYTGRGMLFLDLIQEGNLGLIRAVEKFDYTKGYKFSTYATWWIRQAITRAMADQARTIRTPVHMVEVINKLARVQRQMLQDLGREPTPEELALELDMTPEKVIEVQKYGREPISLHTPLGEDGDSEFGDLIEDSEAIVPADAVSFTLLQEQLHAVLDTLSEREAGVVSMRFGLTDGQPKTLDEIGKVYGVTRERIRQIESKTMSKLRHPSRSQVLRDYLD encoded by the coding sequence GTGTTCGTGTCCTCGAACGCGCGCAAGTCCATCCCCGCCGAGGTGCTGGCCCACCCCGCCGTGCTGGCTCTCATCGAGCGAGGTCGACCTACCGGAAGCATCACGCCCGAGGACGTCCGGCAGGCCAGTGAGGAGGCGGCCGTCGAGCCGCGCCACCTCAAGGCGCTGCTGGCGCACCTCAGCGGCGAGGGCATCTCCGTGAGCATCCCCGTCGGCGGCCGTGCCGTCGCGGCGACCTCGACGCGCAAGACCACGAGTGCCAGCGCGGCCAAGAAGGCCGCCGCCAAGCCTGCGGCCAAGAAGGCTGCCACCAAGTCCGCCGAGCCCGTCGCCAAGAAGGCTGCGGCCAAGAAGGCTCCTGCCAAGAAGGCCGCCGGCAAGGCGACCGGCGCGGCGGCCGTCGAGACCGTGGTGGTCGGCCCCGACGGCAAGAAGGTGCTGCCCGACCTGCCGGACGAGCAGTTCGAGAAGGACGTCGTCGCGGACCCCACCATCAAGGAGGACGAGAAGGAGGCGTCGTTCGTCGTCTCCGACGCCGACGACTCCGGGGAGCCCGAGCAGCAGGTCACCGTCGCCGGTGCCACCGCCGACCCCGTCAAGGACTACCTCAAGCAGATCGGCAAGGTGCCGCTCCTCAACGCCGAGATGGAGGTCGAGCTCGCCAAGCGGATCGAGGCCGGCCTCTTCAGCGACGAGAAGCTCGCCAAGGGCGGCAAGATCACGCCCAAGGTCCTCGAGGAGCTCGAGTGGATCGCCGAGGACGGTCGCCGCGCCAAGAACCACCTGCTCGAGGCCAACCTCCGGCTCGTGGTCTCGCTGGCCAAGCGCTACACCGGCCGCGGCATGCTCTTCCTCGACCTGATCCAGGAGGGCAACCTCGGTCTGATCCGTGCGGTCGAGAAGTTCGACTACACCAAGGGCTACAAGTTCTCCACGTACGCCACCTGGTGGATCCGGCAGGCGATCACCCGCGCGATGGCCGACCAGGCCCGCACCATCCGGACCCCGGTCCACATGGTCGAGGTCATCAACAAGCTGGCCCGCGTGCAGCGGCAGATGCTGCAGGACCTCGGTCGTGAGCCCACGCCGGAGGAGCTGGCGCTGGAGCTCGACATGACCCCCGAGAAGGTCATCGAGGTCCAGAAGTACGGCCGTGAGCCGATCTCGCTCCACACCCCGCTGGGCGAGGACGGCGACTCCGAGTTCGGCGACCTGATCGAGGACTCCGAGGCGATCGTCCCTGCCGACGCGGTCTCGTTCACGCTGCTCCAGGAGCAGCTGCACGCCGTCCTCGACACGCTCTCCGAGCGCGAGGCAGGTGTGGTGTCGATGCGCTTCGGCCTCACCGACGGCCAGCCCAAGACCCTCGACGAGATCGGCAAGGTCTACGGCGTGACCCGCGAGCGGATCCGCCAGATCGAGTCGAAGACGATGTCGAAGCTGCGTCACCCGAGCCGCTCCCAGGTGCTGCGCGACTACCTCGACTGA
- a CDS encoding universal stress protein, whose translation MGTVVVGFVPKPEGEAALDRAIEEAKLRGARVVVVNSHRGGGELDDVESARVDKDMESVKAKLDAAGVEHELRKLVRGFEPAEDLISIADAAGAELIVIGLRRRSPVGKLILGSNAQRILLDAKCPVLAVKADS comes from the coding sequence ATGGGGACCGTGGTGGTGGGCTTCGTTCCGAAGCCGGAGGGCGAGGCGGCGCTCGACCGGGCGATCGAGGAGGCGAAGCTGCGCGGTGCCCGCGTCGTGGTGGTCAACTCCCATCGCGGTGGCGGTGAGCTCGACGACGTCGAGTCGGCCCGGGTCGACAAGGACATGGAGTCCGTCAAGGCCAAGCTCGACGCTGCCGGTGTGGAGCACGAGCTCCGCAAGCTGGTGCGCGGTTTCGAGCCGGCCGAGGACCTGATCAGCATCGCCGACGCCGCGGGCGCCGAGCTGATCGTGATCGGGCTGCGCCGCCGCTCGCCGGTCGGCAAGCTGATCCTCGGCAGCAACGCCCAGCGCATCCTGCTGGACGCCAAGTGCCCGGTGCTGGCGGTCAAGGCCGACTCCTGA
- a CDS encoding GAP family protein: MLHLLIVVLPLGLAAAVSPVMVTEQAVLLAGPRGRRTAALYAAGTGTVLAGLVGAVLLLGRSLSLPRAPQLDASLDLLIGGLLLALAAVLGVWHPGRRRTKERSHRPLTPAGAFAFGAFSMATNVTTLALVVPAAKEIAASPLAVWEHVTAALLLVGVVCLPAWGPVALTSVAPGPASRLLARMQRLIDRHGRLLVTLLIVAAGGFFVVRGILRLAGL; encoded by the coding sequence GTGCTGCACCTGCTGATCGTCGTGCTGCCACTGGGGCTCGCGGCGGCGGTGAGCCCGGTCATGGTGACCGAGCAGGCGGTGCTGCTCGCCGGTCCACGGGGCCGCCGTACGGCTGCCCTGTACGCGGCCGGCACCGGGACGGTGCTCGCGGGCCTCGTCGGGGCCGTCCTGCTGCTGGGGCGGAGCCTGTCCCTGCCTCGGGCCCCGCAGCTGGACGCCTCGCTCGACCTGCTCATCGGGGGACTCCTCCTGGCACTCGCCGCGGTGCTGGGCGTGTGGCATCCCGGGCGTCGCCGGACGAAGGAGCGCTCACACCGACCGTTGACCCCGGCCGGTGCCTTCGCGTTCGGGGCCTTCTCGATGGCCACCAACGTCACCACGCTGGCCCTGGTCGTCCCGGCGGCGAAGGAGATCGCAGCCAGCCCCCTCGCGGTCTGGGAGCACGTCACGGCAGCGTTGCTGCTCGTCGGCGTCGTCTGCCTGCCGGCCTGGGGCCCGGTGGCCCTCACGTCGGTGGCGCCCGGACCGGCGAGCAGGCTGCTCGCCCGGATGCAGCGCCTGATCGACCGGCACGGGCGCCTCCTCGTCACCTTGCTGATCGTGGCCGCCGGCGGGTTCTTCGTCGTGCGGGGCATCCTCCGCCTCGCCGGGCTGTGA
- a CDS encoding DUF7455 domain-containing protein, whose amino-acid sequence MTTAVAPGAPTLSAADRCDRCGAQAYLRVELQSGGELHFCAHHAREHGEALREVAAAVQDETHKLVDTPAVTPEDER is encoded by the coding sequence GTGACCACTGCCGTTGCCCCTGGTGCACCGACGCTGAGCGCTGCAGACCGCTGCGACCGCTGCGGAGCGCAGGCCTACCTCCGTGTCGAGCTGCAGTCGGGCGGTGAGCTGCACTTCTGCGCCCACCACGCCCGCGAGCACGGCGAGGCGCTCCGTGAGGTCGCCGCCGCCGTCCAGGACGAGACGCACAAGCTCGTCGACACCCCCGCCGTCACGCCCGAGGACGAGCGCTGA
- a CDS encoding CapA family protein encodes MHRAAGALAAAGLLLAACSPAATPEADPGVSSSPAPTTEAPSPSVPPTPPEPEPRPPLTRVLLVGDIMLGRGVAVPGDPVHPLRFMADRIRSADLAVGNLESTLADDGPPQQDPVTDSFASPPGTLRGLADLGFDAMSLANNHTGDFGEAMLLDVVDRFAAGRVVGFGAGRDLAAASRPAVLTHEGVRFGFVGFNAIGETPRATPGSPGALSVRMPPRTGPLQQADLDHVRDVVRRLADRVDVVVVLPHWGNQYTHVAEPVQSQVGRALVGAGADLVVGGHPHWVQGLEPVGDAVIAHSLGNFVFDMDFSEQAMEGVTLTATFRGDRLVDVALGPYRMGADFAPRPVRGEAAEAILADVREHSRGRFRSP; translated from the coding sequence GTGCACCGGGCGGCGGGTGCGCTGGCGGCAGCCGGGCTGCTGCTCGCCGCGTGCAGCCCGGCCGCCACGCCCGAGGCCGACCCCGGGGTCAGCAGCAGTCCCGCACCGACCACGGAGGCCCCCTCCCCGAGCGTCCCGCCCACCCCTCCGGAGCCGGAGCCACGACCGCCACTGACCCGGGTGCTGCTCGTCGGCGACATCATGCTCGGGAGAGGGGTGGCGGTGCCCGGCGACCCGGTGCACCCCCTGCGCTTCATGGCCGACCGGATCCGCAGCGCCGACCTCGCCGTCGGCAACCTGGAGAGCACGCTGGCCGACGACGGCCCGCCCCAGCAGGACCCGGTGACGGACTCCTTCGCCTCCCCTCCCGGCACCCTGCGCGGGCTCGCGGACCTGGGCTTCGACGCGATGTCCCTGGCCAACAACCACACCGGCGACTTCGGCGAGGCGATGCTGCTCGACGTCGTCGACCGGTTCGCGGCCGGGAGGGTGGTCGGTTTCGGCGCGGGCCGCGACCTGGCGGCGGCCAGCCGGCCTGCGGTGCTGACGCACGAGGGGGTCCGCTTCGGGTTCGTGGGGTTCAACGCGATCGGCGAGACGCCGAGGGCGACACCGGGCTCCCCCGGCGCACTGTCCGTGCGGATGCCACCGCGGACCGGCCCCCTCCAGCAGGCGGACCTCGACCACGTCCGTGACGTCGTACGTCGGCTGGCCGACCGGGTCGACGTCGTGGTGGTGCTCCCCCACTGGGGCAACCAGTACACCCACGTCGCCGAGCCGGTGCAGTCGCAGGTCGGGCGCGCGCTGGTCGGCGCCGGGGCCGACCTCGTCGTCGGCGGCCACCCCCACTGGGTCCAGGGCCTCGAGCCGGTCGGCGACGCCGTGATCGCCCACTCGCTGGGCAACTTCGTCTTCGACATGGACTTCTCCGAGCAGGCAATGGAGGGCGTCACGCTGACGGCCACCTTCCGCGGCGACCGGTTGGTCGACGTGGCGCTCGGGCCCTACCGGATGGGGGCGGACTTCGCCCCGCGCCCGGTCAGGGGCGAGGCGGCCGAGGCGATCCTCGCCGACGTGCGCGAGCACAGCCGCGGGCGGTTCCGCTCACCCTGA